The DNA region aaaaagttaattaaaacaTATAGTATCAAGAGTCTCACTGTGTTTATTCAAAtctatatgtttttttttaaacaatagataatttttttttcttaaactaataattattattaaaaaaataataagggATTAACTAATATCAATTTTGCGATAACTTATGtgatttaatttgttgaatttaaaagaaaattaattgtAATTAGTGAGTAATTACAAAGATCAAACATCTCTCCACCAAAACTCCTTATAAGTTGTAGAAATGAGAATAAAAGATGGAATATTCTCATAGACATTGCAAAAATTACTAAAAACGGGTCAAATTTTCTGTCCCAGCTAGAAATGTCCTGGAAAATCACAAAACTCTGACTAGTAGCTAAGCTTAAGCCAATGTCCTGACTGGAAATTTTCCAAAAATTGCTGGTGGAAGAAGATGACAAGAGATGCATATATGGTTTAATTTGTCAGAAATGAgaggaaaaaaaaatcagtGCAACTTGGCCCAACGCTTTCCCCATCAACCATTTCCATTTCTACTAGTATAAATGCCCCCAACCAACTCTCACTCCATACTCGTTACACCAAACATAAAACTAGTAGCTTAGAGCCTTGGACTAGATATATAATGGCCTATTCCGCCAAGCAAATCTTCCCCTTGACCCACGTTTCCCAACACAAGTTCTCGGCTCCTATTAGGCATTTTCGTCTCCCACTTTTCTCTTCCAATAATAACAACCAAGTGAAAATTAGCCTCTTGCCCAAGAGACCTTTGCATGTGTCGGCTTCTCTCCAGGGTCCGAAGGATCCCAAGCCCCGGGAAGCATTGGGTCCTGCCAAAGCGTATGAATCAGAGCAGTCTCAGCCGATCTCGATTAACATAGAATTTGACCGCGAGATGTCTCAGAAGCTCAGGATCGGGGTCTATTTTGCTACTTGGTGGGCTTTGAACGTGGTTTTCAATATATACAATAAGAAGGTCCTTAATGCCTTCCCATTTCCATGGCTTACATCTACTCTTTCATTGGCTGCCGGGTCGGCTATGATGCTTGTTTCTTGGGCTACAAAGGTTGTTGAAGTCCCAGAGACTGATCTCAACTTCTGGAAAGCCCTGTTACCTGTAAGTATTCATTCATGATTCTCCCCTGTTTTTTTCTTTTGCATTTCtaattaaaagtttttatttgttGTTTAAGGTTGCTGTGGCACATACAATTGGACATGTGGCCGCCACGGTTAGCATGTCCAAGGTTGCGGTCTCCTTCACTCACATTATAAAGAGCAGTGAGCCGGCTTTCAGTGTCCTCGTCTCCAGGTTTCTTCTGGGCGAGGCTTTTCCAATGTCGGTTTACTTTTCGCTACTGCCCATAATTGGAGGATGTGCTCTTGCCGCTGTCACTGAAATCAACTTCAATTTGACCGGTGAGATTTTGCATTCAATTTCCTTGtatattgtttaaaaattatcttaacGTGAATATGAAATCGATACGGAACAGGGTTTATGGGGGCGATGATATCGAATTTAGCGTTTGTATTTAGAAACATTTTCTCAAAGAAAGGAATGAAGGAAGGGAAGTCGGTTGGAGGGATGAATTACTATGCTTGTTTATCGATTATGTCTCTCTTGATTCTCATTCCATTTGCAATTGCAATGGAGGGTCCGACGATTTGGGCGCTCGGCTGGGAAAAGGCGGTCACCGAAATCGGACCTCATTTCGTATGGTAAGTGTTTTCGTTAATTGGTTGGACCTCCTCATATCGAAAACAGGCCGCcaataatttgaatgttttttttcagGTGGGTGGTGACTCAAAGTGTGTTTTATCATCTTTATAATCAAGTTTCATACATGTCCTTAAATGAGATCTCACCGTTGACATTTAGTGTTGGGAATACGATGAAGAGGATCTCTGTCATCGTCTCctccatcatcatcttcaacacTCCTGTTCAGCCAGTCAATGCCATGGGAGCCGCCATTGCCATCCTCGGAACTTTCATCTATTCGCAGGCCAAGCTATGAAAGGAAATTAAACCAATGTACTGCTTGAAGCTTATATGACGATCATGTAACTAATTACAgctatataaattaattaatttatttaattagtgttTTTTGTAATATGGCTTAATTAagatatcaataataatatttcttccCAAATTTCCGTGGTGTTAATGATATGAAATATCACACATTTAGTGATTATATGGGAGCTAAAGAGCAGATGAATAGGTCACTTTCATGAAAAATCAATCGTCACGGCTATTGATCTAACACAAGTCGTACTTTTTTGGTTTTGTCCACTGACCCACAAGATTGCAACCACTTCTTTTTCGTCAAAGAGGTTCTCATATTTtcagtaatttaattattaagtctatttagaagaaaaaaaaactatttattaatcCATTTTCagattaagttttatatttgtCAATAGTATTTATAACAAcagttttcaaaattaaattaatacaagATTTAAGACCAaaaatgtcacatttttatTGGAAGCGGGTATGGTAGAGTGTCATATTAGTTCtctttattacaaaaataaaaaacttgaaTTCTAACCCCTATCGGATGTTGTCTATTTGTGATCGAATCCCTAACCTTTgtgtgtaatatatataaatttggcGTGTTGTGTGGAATTTGATCGGAATCAAATAGGTTATGCCGGAGACTATCGATGGCTATTGGAAGACATGAATCGAGACAACTAAAATAACTAGACTTACTAGATTGATCTATGTACTTATAATTTCCGTGGACTATCTTATTGGAATGAAAACCGggaaatatttaataactaaaatagGTCATTAAGAATCATTCATAATGTCATTACATctgaaaaatatattgattcgTTTGGGAGCTCATTGTTCGTCTTGAGAATCTTTGCGtcgtatttttgttttttattttgaactcTTTTTTCATATTATAGGTTTGTCTTCATACTTaaacaagatttttattttaattgtaccATCATTATCAATTGTGTTATGTTGTATCAATAGAAAATTCTAAAGCAACTTTATGGATGAATAACAGCCACTCAACAAATATCCCCACCAACATAACACAGACAAACTTTTCAAGAGAAATTAACCTTATACACAATTGATATGAACCGTTCAAATTCAACATGTTTcttttcttcaaaatcaattatttaagtacttttatattttaccttatttatttatatacaattcaaatcacatatttagaaagaaaaaaaaaaacccactGCAATTCTagtcaaaatcattttttttatagttaaaataaaatagaaaagtcagttatttgattttttgttggatgaattattaaaatatattttaaaattaaaattaataaaaacaatataaaaatattttgatactttaattgataattaattaagtgatttaattatttgaacgaaaataacaatataatactgagttttttttaaaacctaaaaACTTCTATAAGTGGTTAATTAATTGCATTTCAAACTCAACACACATTCACATTGAATTCACATTGACAAAAGATGTTGATGTAAATTATGACTAGTTGCTAAATGCAAAGCCAACAATAATATTCTCGCCCACATTTCTTTCAAGTTCTCAACAACCGCATGACCGGGTAGGTGGTGTAGACACTCCTATTTTTTTTAGGGACAAAGGGCGATTTAAGCATTATGGGAGCCTGGGAGATGACAGTTGGTTATTTTTTCCTCGTTAAATTTGCATAATTCACGAGGGTTGGTATGGGCTGGGATTTAATGAATTATTGAAGATGATGCAGTGCAGTGCATATCCCTCTCACCGATTTGTTTGCTTATGATTATTGCATCTGAATTCATATATCACAtgcaactatatatatatatatatatgtgtatctTTCAATTTGTGGCTAATTAATTAAGCATGCATGATGGACGGACTGAGATCAATCCCTGGTCTTCATGATGGGTCTCTATCTATCACATGTGAACGTCAACTATTGCTTCATACACATTGTTAAgggatttttttttacctttaccactaaataataaatagtttataCTATAATCAAGTGTTGTTGATTTTGTAACCTGGCTCCAGTGAATATCTatgtatactttttttttaattaaagcaAACTAGCATAACACCCTATAGTCATCACCCGTTTACATTTAAAGAGCTTTCGGGATCCGGTGTGAATCGAACTGATGATCTTTTTGTCTTTTAAGTCGATTATTTTCAACTGATCACTATGGTGGGGTAGCATATAAGGAAGATTGTGCAGCTCATTGaagtcttttttatttaattaggaaTCAACCATAGCCCAAGTTATCATCTCTACTTCAATATAAGTCGTtctaattaagaattaaattcgAAACCTTTGATATCTTAGACATTGACTCTTGTCACTTTAGCTATATAGTATGTTTGAAGTACTATTTCTATAATTCATCTAGTTGCTTAGTTTATTGGTTTCCTTATCtcttttatatgtttaacatcTCTTTAAATTAAACCGGCAGAAACACGGTTAAGAAAATGTTAATCATCTAAATGGACTTGCTTCTAATAAGAAGTATAGTAAACTGAATATTTATTGCTTTTATGATCAACATTATTTGTAAATAACCAAATTATGGTCTGATTTACCACGATTTATTAGACGAGGTgcctaaaataaattaatgatattgttATGTTCCTTATATACAGCCTTAGGTTAGGGTTCAAGATATAACCAATTAATGTAACATGTAACTCtaataaatctttttttaatttgagtttaCTACAGGTCCGGGGTGGCTAACATGACCCTGAAGTCCTAACTCGattgtgtaattaaatattaatgttggcATATGTAAGGCATATATATTCTCCATTtagaagaaattattatttttttaaataggttaCAAAAACATAAATCATTGTCtcaatttatctttaaatatgcttagtttttaaatgtttatatatttggaTTGAAATACTTACAAGTTTGGTCCTTGCCAAATATATGACCTTtctgatatataaataattttggaagaGAAGAGGTCTTGGATTCGAGTCTGTCATGCACCAAGTTCTGCGTTTCGTTAAATAGTTAAGCATGTTTACGGTTTATGTGCTTAATCCCTTGTagacacattttttattttttacaaacaaaaatataattgaggTCATCATAACGTTCTCCTTATAAACCAAGGATCAGGCACACATGGGACATTGAAGTCGTTTGTTTAATTTGTGTATTGACGGTTCATCATGGACCAAATTAATCTGGTGCTTAAGAGAGTTGAGACtcttttttgttgttgttactAAGAATGGAAAGTGAGGCTTGTCACAAATGGTTGATGGTCCATATTCTGCTAGAGCCTAGCTTAGCTAATTGACAaacaatttgtattttttatttatatttgcttAGAACAATTTTGTAATTGAGCCCATTCCCTGCCCATATTGAATAATACAGGAAATCAACGGTTCCAAATCAATCAACAAGTATCACTCCAGGCTCCAGCCCTAGTCCGGCCTTCCCCTTGTACAAGGGACAGATCGAATGCTCATAGGGGTCAAAGAGTGGTGTACATGTTTGCCCCCACTACCCCATCCTTTACAAAGATTATACATTCCTATGcccttttgaaaaataaaaataaaatagaataaagaaGATGTACAAAATTACTTTCTGTCCTTATTTACTActtaacttatttttgttaatctttattttattttaatgatccATGCAATTTTAGTATTCCTTATTTACTActtaacttatttttgttaatctttattttattttaatgatccATGCaattttagtataaaataaatagtcgATTAAGCATAATTAGAGATAGTAATTTGAAACCGCCTCGCGAAAACCGAACAATATTGCCCCGTTTAGGACGTTTTTTTCCCGAAACCGAATGGGATGGGATGGGGAAGATATTTGTGTCCCCGCCCCGATCTCATCCCGATAATGCACATAACAccataaaacataattaaatatattaaatcacaaatatatttatttattcactatattttataagagttgtaagtttatttttttataataatataaaatcttaatatgatatataatatatatattatattaaaaaaattatataatattattgaataattttattttattttaaatatatttaattaacggtgccccgcggggatccctaaaaccgaacaaaatcgaatggggcggggatgatattaaaaaaatccccaaaATAAAAACGGGGTGGGGATGATaaaatgcattccccgccccaaACCACCCAATTTTCATCCCTAAGCACAACGACAAAAGCATAACATTTATGGGGAAAAACACACACAAATAATGCAAAAATTAACGTGTGCGGAGATCTTCCAAAAGGGCAATGAGCTCTCCGACTGAATTTATCGGCTTCCCACTTCGGACCTCATATGATGTTAAGATGATAGCATTGTGAATGATTTGCAATGGTCGTTTGAGATTGTTGAAGGTTCTACGATTTCTCTAAAACCGAATAACTCACTAGAAAATAATGGGGATATAACCTCATTGTTTTAGACCCGCAAATTTAGCTACCTCAATCCACGTTTCTCCGCACGCACTAAAAGTTTTCGGCGTAACTCAGTGAATATCAGTAATACTCCAAAGAAGACTTCGAATAATcttaatatacattttaaaagaaACGAATTTCTGAACATACCAATATATAATACTTTAAGAGAATAAAGTTTGGAGTTGAGGTATCAAACTtgaatattaatgaaaataaatactTCGTGTGAGGTTATGAATTATGATGGTACAGTATTGGGCTAGTTTAATCTTGATATTAAACACTAGTATAAAAAC from Impatiens glandulifera chromosome 5, dImpGla2.1, whole genome shotgun sequence includes:
- the LOC124938348 gene encoding glucose-6-phosphate/phosphate translocator 2, chloroplastic-like — translated: MAYSAKQIFPLTHVSQHKFSAPIRHFRLPLFSSNNNNQVKISLLPKRPLHVSASLQGPKDPKPREALGPAKAYESEQSQPISINIEFDREMSQKLRIGVYFATWWALNVVFNIYNKKVLNAFPFPWLTSTLSLAAGSAMMLVSWATKVVEVPETDLNFWKALLPVAVAHTIGHVAATVSMSKVAVSFTHIIKSSEPAFSVLVSRFLLGEAFPMSVYFSLLPIIGGCALAAVTEINFNLTGFMGAMISNLAFVFRNIFSKKGMKEGKSVGGMNYYACLSIMSLLILIPFAIAMEGPTIWALGWEKAVTEIGPHFVWWVVTQSVFYHLYNQVSYMSLNEISPLTFSVGNTMKRISVIVSSIIIFNTPVQPVNAMGAAIAILGTFIYSQAKL